One Helianthus annuus cultivar XRQ/B unplaced genomic scaffold, HanXRQr2.0-SUNRISE HanXRQChr00c063, whole genome shotgun sequence genomic region harbors:
- the LOC110933742 gene encoding uncharacterized protein LOC110933742 — protein MYFFGTTLPEQTYKGYYTGVVEPFPAITTVDEVYVPLLIPQTHWFLGVFNLVNRTLTVYDSLAESPFLDRGRDQVLTHINFVFDNWLRRHGYYTTMPIPLTYPFQVTFAHNVLQQTGPLGDCGVWVCIFLEKLINGKRINDGEDPNVTASNMRRHLAMLFYDSKLEGESSVEKIIQSVERNSDELQLLTKPFR, from the exons ATGTATTTTTTTGGAACGACTCTCCCTGAACAAACATACAAGGGTTATTACACCGGGGTCGTGGAACCTTTTCCAGCAATTACTACAGTTGATGAG gtGTATGTACCTTTGCTTATACCGCAAACACACTGGTTTTTGGGGGTTTTCAACCTGGTTAACCGTACTCTGACTGTTTACGACAG CCTTGCAGAATCGCCATTTCTGGACCGGGGAAGAGACCAAGTGCTCACTCATATTAATTTTGTCTTTGACAATTGGCTACGTAGGCACGGTTACTACACCACAATGCCCATACCGCTGACTTACCCCTTTCAGGTTACTTTTGCACACAACGTGCTTCAACAAACGGGGCCTTTAGGAGATTGTGGGGTATGGGTTTGCATTTTCCTGGAAAAGCTAATTAACGGGAAGCGGATTAATGACGGTGAAGACCCCAACGTAACGGCTAGCAATATGAGGCGGCACCTTGCTATGCTTTTCTATGATTCAAAATTAGAAGGAGAGTCGAGTGTTGAAAAAATAATTCAGAGTGTTGAACGTAATAGTGATGAACTTCAATTACTAACGAAACCGTTTCGTTAG